GCGCACCTGGATCAACGAGCGGCTCAAGTACACCCACGGGTACGGGATGGTGATGAGCCCGGCCAACCGCTTCACCCAGGAAGGGATGCCCGAGTTCTTCATCAAGGATATCCCTCCCGTAGCCACCGCGGATGTGCGGGTGACTGAGCCCCGCATCTACTACGGGGAACTCACCAACCAGTGGGTGGTGGTGAATACCCGCGAAAAGGAGTTTGACTATCCCCGCGGGGACGTCAACGAATGGTACACCTACGAGGGCCGGGGCGGCATCCCCATCGGTAACTGGCTGAACCGGCTGGCATTCGCCGTGCGCCTGGAAAGCTACCAGTTGCTGTTTTCAGGTGCCATTACCCCGGAGAGCCGGGTGATGCTTTACCGGAACATTGCCCAGCGCACCCATCGCATAGCGCCGTTCTTGCGCCTGGACCGCGATCCCTATCCGGTGCTCCACGAAGGACGCATCTTCTGGATCCTGGACGCCTACACCACCAGCAACAATTTCCCTTACTCGCAGCGCTCGGCCGAGGGCTTCAACTACGTGCGCAACTCAGTGAAGGTGGTGGTGGACGCCTTTAACGGCGACATCACCTTCTACATGTTCGACCCGGCTGACCCCATCGTGCAGACGTACGGGCGCATCTTTCCCGGCCTGTTCCGCCCCGCCGAAGAGATGCCGGCCGGGCTGAGGGCCCACGTGCGTTACCCGGTCGATCTCTTCCGGTGGCAGGCCAAGATGTATGCTGCCTACCACATGCAGGACCCCTTCGTGTTCTACAACCGGGAGGACCTGTGGAACATCGCCCAGGAGATATTCGGGACCCAGACCGTGGAAATGGAGCCTTACTACCTGATGATGGAGCTTGACCCCAAAGTGGGTCCCGAGTACATCCTGCTTCTGCCTTACACCCCCAACGAGAAGCGCAACATGATCGCCTGGATGGCCGCCCGCTGCGACGGTCCCCACTACGGTCAGCTCCTGGTGTACAAGTTCCCCAAGGAGCGGCTGGTGTTCGGACCCATGCAGATCGAGGCCCGCATCGACCAGGACGCCCGCATATCCCAGGATCTGGCCCTGTGGGGAGCCAAGGAACTGGTATTCCGGGGCAATCTGCTGGTGATCCCGGTCAAGGAATCCATCCTCTACGTGGAGCCGCTCTACCTGCAATCTCCCGAGACCAAGCTGCCCGAACTTAAGCGCGTGATCGTGGGGTACGGCAACGTGGTGGCGATGGAGCGCACCCTGGAAGACGCCCTGCGGGCGGTGACGCTGGGCGTTACCGCACCGCCGACCGGCCCCACCACCGGACCCCCGGCGGTGGAGACGGTACCCGACCTCATCAGGAGGGCCAACCAACTGTACCGCACCGCTCAGGAACGGCTCCGGGCGGGCGACTGGGCCGGCTACGGCCAGGCCGTGGGGGAACTGGGAGAACTGCTCCAGAGGCTCCAGGGTATGACCGGAGGGACCTCCCCGTGACCTCCTTCCTGAAGGACCAGGTGCGACAGGCCATCGCGGCCCGGGCTCCGGAAGTGATTGCCCTGGCCGAAGAAGTGTTCCGCCATCCCGAACTGGGATTCAAAGAAACCCGCACGGCGGCCCTGATGGCCGAGAGGCTGGCGGCCCTGGGCCTGCGGCCCGAGACGGGGCTCGGCATCACGGGAGTGCGGGCGGTGCTGGATTTCGGTCGCCCCGGCCCCACGGTGGCCATCCTGGGGGAACTTGACGCCGTGGTGTGCTACCAGCACCCAGCTGCCGATCCCGAAACCGGGGCCGTACACGCCTGTGGCCACCACGGGCAACTGGCCGCTGTGTGGGCGGCGGCGGCCGGCCTGAGCATACCCGAGTTGCGCCCGCACCTTTGCGGTCGGGTGGTGTTCTGGGCGGTTCCCGCCGAGGAGTACGTGGAGATAGAGTTTCGCCAGCGCCTGCGCAAAGAAGGAAAGATCACGTTCCTGGGGGGCAAGCAAGAGCTCATCGCCCGGGGGCTGCTGGATGATGTGGACCTGGCCATGCTTTGTCATGCCGACTCGGACAACCCGGGGCGCAAAGCCAAGGTAGGGGGGACGTGCAACGGCTTCATCGGCAAGCTGGCCAGCTTCGAGGGAAAGGAGGCACACGCGGGGGGCGCTCCCCACCAGGGCGTGAATGCCCTCAACGCGGCCATACTCGGGATCATGGGGATTCACTGCCAGCGGGAAACATTCCGGGACGAGGATCACGTGCGGGTACATCCCATCCTCACCAGGGGCGGGGACCTGGTCAACATCGTACCCGCTGACGTGCGCCTGGAAACGTACGTGAGGGCAGCCACCACCGAGGCCATGGCGGACGCCAACCGCAAGGTTAACCGGGCCCTTCGGGCAGGTGCCCTGGCAGTGGGCGCCCGGGTGCACATCGAGGACCTCCCGGGGTACCTGCCCATGCGCAATGACCCTAATCTCACCCGGGTATTCTCGGAAAACCTGGGCTTGCTCATCGGCCCGGAGAACATCACGTGCGAGGAGCACATGAGCGGATCCACGGATATGGGGGATGTCAGCCACCTCATTCCCGCCATCCATCCTTCCATAGGGGGTATCGCCGGGCGGGCTCACGCCCGCGACTTCCGCGTGGTCGATGGGGAGATGGCCTACGTCATACCCGCCCAGGCCATGGCCATGACGGTGGTCGACCTTTTGGCCGGGGATGGGGGGTTGGCGTCGCGGATCATGGCAGACTTTCGACCCCCGGTGGCGGACCGGGAAGAATACGTGAGATTGTGGGAGAAACTCATCGCTCCCGAGGGGGTTTCCTAGCCGGTGGCGGTTAAGGTGCGTATCGAGGAACTGCAGGGGTATGTGGGTCAGGAGGTCCAGATCCAGGGCTGGCTTTACAATCTGCGTTCCAGCGGCAAGATCCACTTCCTGATCGTGCGGGACGGTTCCGGATTCGTGCAGGCGGTTGCCGCGGCCTCCGAACTCGACCCGGAAACCTTTGCTTTGGCGGGCCGGCTGCCTCAAGAGTCAGCCATCCGCGTGCGCGGCACGGTGAGGGAAGACCGCAGGGCGCCCGG
The genomic region above belongs to Bacillota bacterium and contains:
- a CDS encoding amidohydrolase — translated: MTSFLKDQVRQAIAARAPEVIALAEEVFRHPELGFKETRTAALMAERLAALGLRPETGLGITGVRAVLDFGRPGPTVAILGELDAVVCYQHPAADPETGAVHACGHHGQLAAVWAAAAGLSIPELRPHLCGRVVFWAVPAEEYVEIEFRQRLRKEGKITFLGGKQELIARGLLDDVDLAMLCHADSDNPGRKAKVGGTCNGFIGKLASFEGKEAHAGGAPHQGVNALNAAILGIMGIHCQRETFRDEDHVRVHPILTRGGDLVNIVPADVRLETYVRAATTEAMADANRKVNRALRAGALAVGARVHIEDLPGYLPMRNDPNLTRVFSENLGLLIGPENITCEEHMSGSTDMGDVSHLIPAIHPSIGGIAGRAHARDFRVVDGEMAYVIPAQAMAMTVVDLLAGDGGLASRIMADFRPPVADREEYVRLWEKLIAPEGVS
- a CDS encoding UPF0182 family protein produces the protein MWAIRQRTRLSLLILGIVLGVLLVVAVASAYVYTEWLWFRHLGYVQVIWRVWLSRLWVGAAVGLLYALFLGGNLYWAQRQRHLGVQEAWGIPPLPPGFGMLVWVASIGVGFIAGLSSSGQWPLVLSYLNQVGFGLTDPLFGRDAAFYVFSLPFFRLVYALVSTLLVLSVLGSAVIYFLTGGLVGAAGRISIGRQARWHLSLLVAGYLLLKAWGYWLDRYGLLFSERGTVFGAGYADVHAVLPALNVLTGLAVVVAAAVVFTARLRSLRPLLAALGLLAALSLVGGTIYPAAVQQFRVNPNEIEKEKPFISNDIRYTRLAYNLDAIREVAFTPRDSLTYEELMAAPGVVENIRLWDYQPLKQTYGQLQEIRLYYTFPDTDVDRYTVDGRYRQVLVAVRELNLGNLPAEARTWINERLKYTHGYGMVMSPANRFTQEGMPEFFIKDIPPVATADVRVTEPRIYYGELTNQWVVVNTREKEFDYPRGDVNEWYTYEGRGGIPIGNWLNRLAFAVRLESYQLLFSGAITPESRVMLYRNIAQRTHRIAPFLRLDRDPYPVLHEGRIFWILDAYTTSNNFPYSQRSAEGFNYVRNSVKVVVDAFNGDITFYMFDPADPIVQTYGRIFPGLFRPAEEMPAGLRAHVRYPVDLFRWQAKMYAAYHMQDPFVFYNREDLWNIAQEIFGTQTVEMEPYYLMMELDPKVGPEYILLLPYTPNEKRNMIAWMAARCDGPHYGQLLVYKFPKERLVFGPMQIEARIDQDARISQDLALWGAKELVFRGNLLVIPVKESILYVEPLYLQSPETKLPELKRVIVGYGNVVAMERTLEDALRAVTLGVTAPPTGPTTGPPAVETVPDLIRRANQLYRTAQERLRAGDWAGYGQAVGELGELLQRLQGMTGGTSP